The Methylomonas montana genome has a window encoding:
- a CDS encoding DUF433 domain-containing protein, translated as MPIDYRNIITLEPGKRGGKPCIHGLRITVYDVLAWLADGMTEAETLEDYPELETDDIRACLAFAANRGHSLSAIV; from the coding sequence ATGCCCATAGACTACCGCAACATCATAACCCTGGAACCCGGCAAACGCGGCGGTAAGCCCTGCATACACGGCTTGCGAATTACCGTCTATGACGTGCTGGCATGGTTGGCCGACGGCATGACGGAAGCCGAGACTTTGGAAGATTATCCAGAGCTTGAAACTGATGATATTCGAGCATGTTTGGCGTTTGCTGCTAATCGTGGACATAGCTTGTCTGCCATTGTTTAA
- a CDS encoding Uma2 family endonuclease, with protein MAKITELSQLDMNGTYSYADYLTWQLEESVELIKGKIMAMSPAPNLKHQRISLNLSLSLGNHFKRKTCQVFVAPFDVKLYDSRKSKLSDLEVFSVVQPDLCVICDKSKLTEQGCDGAPDWIIEVLSPGNSKKEVRLKYDLYQENGVSEYWLVYPYEQIVQQFVLDDSGKYRLHALYPGNETATPYLFPELQIDLNDVFAE; from the coding sequence ATGGCTAAGATCACCGAATTGTCGCAACTGGATATGAACGGCACCTATAGCTACGCCGATTATCTGACCTGGCAGCTCGAGGAAAGCGTCGAGCTGATCAAGGGCAAAATCATGGCGATGTCGCCGGCGCCCAATCTGAAACATCAGCGAATTTCACTCAATCTGTCGCTCAGCTTGGGCAATCATTTCAAGCGTAAAACCTGCCAAGTGTTTGTTGCCCCTTTCGATGTCAAACTCTATGACAGCCGTAAATCCAAACTGTCCGACTTGGAAGTGTTCAGCGTCGTGCAGCCCGATCTATGCGTGATTTGCGATAAAAGCAAACTCACCGAACAAGGCTGCGACGGTGCGCCGGACTGGATCATTGAAGTGCTGTCGCCCGGTAACAGCAAAAAAGAAGTGCGTCTGAAATACGATCTGTACCAAGAAAACGGCGTCAGCGAATATTGGCTGGTTTACCCTTACGAACAAATCGTGCAACAGTTCGTACTCGACGACAGCGGTAAATATCGGCTCCATGCCTTATATCCCGGCAACGAAACCGCCACTCCGTATTTATTCCCCGAACTGCAAATCGACCTGAACGACGTTTTTGCCGAATAA
- a CDS encoding PEP-CTERM sorting domain-containing protein (PEP-CTERM proteins occur, often in large numbers, in the proteomes of bacteria that also encode an exosortase, a predicted intramembrane cysteine proteinase. The presence of a PEP-CTERM domain at a protein's C-terminus predicts cleavage within the sorting domain, followed by covalent anchoring to some some component of the (usually Gram-negative) cell surface. Many PEP-CTERM proteins exhibit an unusual sequence composition that includes large numbers of potential glycosylation sites. Expression of one such protein has been shown restore the ability of a bacterium to form floc, a type of biofilm.), translated as MNILSSRNHGNTLSASKPLIVAGCLALGLIAQPAQAALTFSFNYLNPGEGFDEPTVGLDRKAALNEAAGMLGAYFSNYTANLTYDVTSYSIDKNTLASAGSGQFVVPGSFQETIVQTKILTNGATDGNGADADGIVDWNFFYNWGLSDNVAADAYDFKKVAIHELLHSFGFAGNINDGGVDNQGAAPGSQGSWATFDNFLTDASGNRLIGTGGVFDSTKVAALTGGSGSVLFNGANAVAANGGLGVNIFAPTTWTGGSSLSHLDDDTTAFAELIMASTVSPGLKTREISAIELGILKDIGYTQIVAPAAVPVPSAVWLMLSGLMGLLGVNRRRSAV; from the coding sequence ATGAATATTCTGTCTTCAAGGAACCACGGAAACACGCTAAGTGCGTCAAAGCCCCTCATCGTGGCGGGATGTTTGGCACTTGGTTTAATAGCTCAACCTGCGCAAGCGGCTTTGACCTTCAGCTTTAATTATCTGAATCCGGGCGAAGGCTTCGACGAACCGACTGTTGGTTTGGACAGAAAAGCGGCGCTAAATGAAGCAGCAGGCATGTTAGGCGCTTATTTCAGCAACTACACCGCAAACTTAACCTACGATGTTACTTCATATAGTATCGATAAAAACACCTTAGCCTCGGCGGGCAGCGGTCAATTCGTTGTTCCAGGTTCCTTTCAGGAAACCATAGTACAAACAAAAATTCTGACTAATGGCGCAACCGATGGCAACGGTGCCGATGCCGATGGCATCGTCGATTGGAATTTTTTCTATAACTGGGGGTTGAGTGATAATGTCGCGGCGGATGCGTATGATTTCAAAAAAGTCGCTATCCATGAATTATTACACTCGTTTGGCTTTGCCGGAAATATCAACGATGGTGGTGTTGATAATCAAGGTGCCGCACCAGGCAGCCAGGGTTCCTGGGCTACTTTCGACAATTTTTTAACCGATGCCTCGGGCAATCGACTGATCGGCACCGGCGGCGTTTTCGATAGCACCAAAGTTGCTGCATTGACAGGGGGTAGCGGCAGCGTATTGTTTAACGGCGCCAATGCGGTTGCCGCCAATGGCGGCCTGGGCGTTAACATATTTGCACCGACTACCTGGACGGGCGGTAGCAGCCTTTCGCATCTGGACGACGACACTACAGCATTTGCCGAGCTGATCATGGCATCAACCGTATCACCAGGATTAAAAACGCGCGAAATATCCGCCATAGAGCTTGGCATACTGAAAGACATCGGCTATACCCAAATCGTCGCGCCGGCCGCCGTTCCCGTACCTTCCGCGGTTTGGTTGATGCTCAGTGGCCTGATGGGGTTGTTGGGCGTCAATCGTAGACGCAGTGCAGTCTGA
- the gatC gene encoding Asp-tRNA(Asn)/Glu-tRNA(Gln) amidotransferase subunit GatC yields the protein MSLTANDVKKIAHLARLGIAEQDVEHYAKDLSGVLNLMTHMGQLNTDGVTPMAHPLDQMQRLREDVVTETDQRDHFQAIAPQTEAGLYLVPKVID from the coding sequence ATGTCGTTAACGGCGAATGACGTTAAAAAAATCGCTCACCTGGCAAGGCTGGGCATTGCTGAACAAGATGTCGAACACTACGCAAAAGACCTGTCCGGCGTACTGAACTTAATGACGCACATGGGACAGTTAAATACCGACGGAGTGACGCCCATGGCTCACCCGCTGGATCAAATGCAGCGCTTACGGGAAGATGTCGTCACCGAGACCGACCAGCGCGACCACTTCCAAGCCATCGCCCCGCAAACCGAAGCCGGACTGTACCTGGTTCCCAAAGTCATCGATTAA
- the gatA gene encoding Asp-tRNA(Asn)/Glu-tRNA(Gln) amidotransferase subunit GatA has product MHNKTLAELAAGLRSKQFSSVELTQHFLTRIRQHQNLNAFITVSAESALQQAQAADQLIAAGNARPLAGIPIAQKDIFCTLGTKTSCGSKMLDNFIAPYNATVVDHFNQAGAVMLGKLNMDEFAMGSSNENSFYGPVRNPWATDCVPGGSSGGSAAAVAARLAPAVTGTDTGGSIRQPAALCGITGLKPTYGRVSRYGMIAYASSLDQGGPMARSAEDAALLMQTMAGFDPKDSTSVEQAVPNYSAGLNDDLQGLKIGLPKQFFSAELDGQMAATIQAAIAEYQKLGAEVKEVDMPNLELAIPAYYVIASAECSSNLSRYDGVRFGYRCQNPEDLTDLYTRSRGEAFGAEVKRRILMGTYALSAGYYDAYYLKAQQVRRLISDDFKRALSEVDVLMGPVTPSAAFRIGEKTDDPIQMYLEDIYTIAINLAGLPAMSIPAGFIDGKPVGLHVIGNYFSEAKLLNVGHRYQQVTDWHRQVPKGFE; this is encoded by the coding sequence ATGCACAACAAGACTCTTGCAGAACTGGCTGCCGGGCTGCGCAGCAAACAATTTTCCAGCGTGGAGCTGACTCAACATTTTTTGACCCGCATCCGCCAGCATCAAAACCTGAACGCATTTATTACCGTCAGCGCAGAAAGCGCCTTGCAACAAGCTCAGGCCGCCGATCAACTCATTGCCGCCGGCAATGCCAGACCACTGGCAGGGATTCCCATCGCCCAAAAAGACATTTTCTGCACGCTGGGCACCAAAACCAGTTGCGGCTCGAAAATGCTCGACAATTTCATCGCCCCTTACAACGCCACCGTGGTTGATCATTTCAATCAAGCCGGCGCAGTGATGCTGGGTAAGTTGAACATGGACGAATTCGCGATGGGTTCTTCCAACGAGAACAGCTTCTACGGCCCGGTGCGTAACCCCTGGGCGACCGACTGCGTACCCGGCGGCTCGTCCGGCGGCTCGGCAGCAGCAGTCGCTGCGCGACTGGCGCCGGCAGTCACAGGCACCGATACCGGCGGCTCGATTCGTCAACCGGCGGCGCTGTGCGGCATCACCGGTTTGAAACCCACTTATGGCCGGGTGTCGCGCTACGGCATGATCGCCTACGCCTCCAGCCTGGACCAAGGCGGCCCGATGGCGCGCAGCGCCGAAGACGCCGCCTTGTTGATGCAAACCATGGCCGGCTTCGATCCCAAGGACTCCACCAGCGTCGAACAAGCCGTGCCGAACTACAGCGCCGGTCTGAACGACGACCTGCAAGGCTTGAAAATTGGGCTGCCGAAACAGTTTTTCAGCGCCGAGCTGGACGGCCAGATGGCGGCAACCATTCAAGCGGCGATTGCCGAATACCAAAAGCTGGGCGCCGAAGTCAAAGAAGTGGACATGCCGAATCTGGAACTGGCGATTCCAGCTTATTACGTGATTGCCTCGGCCGAATGCTCGTCCAACCTGTCGCGTTACGACGGCGTGCGTTTCGGTTACCGTTGCCAGAATCCTGAAGACTTAACCGATCTATATACCCGCTCGCGCGGCGAAGCCTTCGGCGCCGAAGTCAAACGCCGTATCCTGATGGGCACCTACGCATTGTCGGCCGGTTATTACGATGCTTATTATTTAAAAGCCCAGCAAGTGCGCCGCCTGATCAGCGACGACTTCAAACGGGCTTTGAGCGAAGTCGACGTGCTGATGGGACCGGTCACGCCCAGCGCCGCGTTCCGTATCGGCGAAAAAACCGATGATCCGATTCAAATGTATCTGGAAGACATTTACACCATCGCGATTAACCTGGCCGGCCTGCCGGCGATGTCGATTCCGGCCGGATTTATCGACGGCAAACCGGTTGGATTGCATGTGATCGGCAACTATTTCAGCGAAGCCAAATTGTTGAATGTCGGCCATCGCTATCAGCAAGTCACCGACTGGCATCGACAAGTGCCGAAGGGTTTTGAATAA
- the gatB gene encoding Asp-tRNA(Asn)/Glu-tRNA(Gln) amidotransferase subunit GatB — translation MNSQWEAVIGLEIHTQLSTKSKIFSAAATAYGAEPNTQACAVDLGLPGVLPVLNKDAVRKAVTFGLAIDAEIAPHSVFARKNYFYPDLPKGYQISQFELPIVGNGHLDIEVDGETKRIGITRAHLEEDAGKSLHEDFHGLTGIDLNRAGTPLLEIVSEPDMRSAKEAVAYMRKLHELVRYLEICDGNMQEGSFRCDANVSVRPKGQAEFGTRAEIKNINSFRFVEKAINFEIERQIDVIEGGGKVVQETRLYDANKDETRSMRSKEEANDYRYFPDPDLLPVLIEESLKTEIRATLPELPDAKKQRFLEQYALDAESAATLTSSRELADFYEAVVKASGGEAKQAGNWMTGDVLGALNKAGLEITDCPVSAERLAGLLKRIADNTISGKIAKQVFDKLWNGTATADEIIEQEGLKQITDTGAIEAIVDKVIAANPGPVEQYRAGKDKALMALVGQVMKETQGKANPGEVNKMLIEKVKG, via the coding sequence ATGAACTCACAATGGGAAGCCGTCATCGGCCTGGAAATCCATACCCAACTCTCGACAAAATCCAAAATCTTTTCCGCCGCAGCCACCGCTTACGGCGCGGAACCCAACACCCAAGCCTGCGCGGTCGATCTGGGCCTGCCCGGCGTATTGCCTGTGCTGAACAAGGATGCGGTACGTAAGGCCGTGACTTTCGGCCTGGCCATCGACGCCGAAATCGCCCCGCACTCGGTGTTCGCCCGCAAAAATTACTTCTACCCCGACCTGCCGAAAGGCTATCAGATCAGCCAATTCGAACTACCCATCGTCGGCAACGGCCATCTGGACATCGAAGTCGATGGCGAAACCAAGCGCATCGGCATCACCCGCGCCCACCTGGAAGAAGACGCCGGCAAATCGCTGCACGAAGACTTCCACGGCCTGACCGGCATCGATCTTAACCGCGCGGGCACGCCGCTACTGGAAATCGTCTCCGAACCGGACATGCGCTCTGCCAAGGAAGCCGTGGCCTACATGCGCAAATTGCACGAACTGGTGCGTTACCTGGAAATCTGCGACGGCAACATGCAGGAAGGCTCGTTCCGCTGCGACGCCAACGTCTCGGTGCGCCCCAAAGGCCAGGCCGAGTTCGGCACCCGCGCCGAAATCAAGAACATCAACTCGTTCAGATTCGTCGAAAAAGCCATCAATTTTGAAATTGAACGCCAAATCGACGTCATCGAAGGCGGCGGCAAGGTCGTTCAGGAAACCCGCTTGTACGACGCCAACAAGGACGAAACCCGCTCGATGCGCAGCAAGGAAGAAGCCAACGACTACCGTTATTTTCCCGACCCCGACCTGTTGCCGGTGTTGATCGAAGAGAGTTTGAAAACCGAAATCCGCGCCACATTGCCGGAATTGCCTGATGCCAAGAAACAACGCTTTCTCGAACAATATGCGCTGGATGCGGAAAGCGCCGCGACGCTGACTTCGTCACGGGAACTGGCCGACTTTTACGAAGCTGTCGTCAAGGCCTCCGGTGGCGAAGCCAAGCAGGCCGGCAACTGGATGACCGGCGATGTGCTGGGCGCCTTGAACAAGGCGGGCCTGGAAATTACCGACTGCCCGGTCAGCGCCGAACGCTTGGCCGGCCTGCTGAAACGCATCGCCGACAATACCATCTCCGGCAAGATCGCCAAACAAGTGTTCGACAAACTCTGGAACGGCACCGCAACTGCGGATGAAATCATCGAGCAGGAAGGCTTGAAGCAGATCACCGACACCGGCGCCATCGAAGCCATCGTCGACAAAGTGATTGCCGCCAACCCTGGCCCGGTTGAACAATATCGGGCCGGCAAAGACAAGGCGCTGATGGCGCTGGTCGGCCAAGTCATGAAGGAAACCCAGGGCAAAGCCAATCCAGGAGAGGTAAATAAGATGTTGATTGAGAAGGTGAAAGGGTAA